The following proteins are co-located in the Cutaneotrichosporon cavernicola HIS019 DNA, chromosome: 3 genome:
- a CDS encoding uncharacterized protein (Cupin-like domain) — translation MALDTSTLEAHLEDLTTDYYDLQFPSAFKLNEPPSALEALRMISKSHPTVIRGYSPLCEGVDHDWRMPATYTKLHGNMTEVTIAITDDGLADSVRTLGSGDTTFVKPLEERMSMATFLSKLTTTSDEALYLQSQDGNIYRSQPGMRNEPDLVSFQQVVERDVPWMRDAMGCTAEAVNLWIGNNRSTTSFHHDPYENVYHVLSGIKRFTLLSPIEGLCLEQHFHPPSTLVRGADGKLQPERDPEPAHPVPWVQSLIPPGEVRPLIVELEEGDTLYLPADWWHKVEQEEGSGGLAVAVNYWYTSELRPERYALLRFAQRVARSAGREGVLDPDAGMDDDNGDIDDVMFSDGSVTSGDEWDPAEWGR, via the exons ATGGCCCTCGACACGAGCACGCTCGAGGCtcacctcgaggacctcacAACCGACTACTATG ACCTCCAATTCCCAAGCGCCTTCAAGCTCAATGAGCCCCCATCAGCTTTGGAAGCATTGCGGATGATCTCCAAGTCTCATCCCACGGTTATCCGAG GCTACAGCCCACTTTGCGAGGGAGTCGACCACGACTGGCGCATGCCTGCGACATACACAAAGTTGCACGGTAATATGACCGAGGTTACCATTGCCATCACCGACGACGG CCTGGCAGACTCTGTGCGGACCCTTGGATCAGGGGATACAACCTTTGTCAAACCCCTGGAAGAGCGAATGTCCATGgccaccttcctctcaAAGCTCACCACAACTAGCGACGAGGCCCTCTACCTCCAGTCCCAGGACGGTAACATTTACCGCTCGCAACCGGGAATGCGCAACGAGCCAGACCTCGTCTCTTTCCAGCAGGTggttgagcgcgacgtgcCGTGGATGCGCGATGCGATGG GGTGCACGGCGGAGGCGGTGAATTTGTGGATTGGGAACAATCGCAGCACCACTTCCTTCCATCACGACCC ATACGAGAACGTCTACCATGTTTTGAGCGGTATTAAGCGCTTCACGCTCCTATCCCCCATTGAGGGCCTGTGCTTGGAGC AACATTTTCATCCGCCATCCACCCTCGTCCGTGGCGCAGACGGCAAGTTGCAACCTGAGCGCGACCCCGAGCCCGCGCATCCAGTCCCTTGGGTGCAGAGCCTCATACCGCCTGGCGAGGTGCGGCCCCTCATCgtggagctcgaggagggtgatACGCTCTACCTGCCCGCCGATTGGTGGCACAAggtcgagcaggaggaAGGCAGTGGTGGTCTGGCTGTGGCTGTCAACTA CTGGTATACGTCCGAGCTCCGCCCGGAGCGGTACGCGTTACTCCGGTTTGCGCAGCGGGTGGCGCGGTCCGCCGGCCGCGAGGGCGTTCTCGATCCTGATGCCggcatggacgacgacaacggGGACATTGACGACGTCATGTTCAGCGATGGCTCTGTGACGTCTGGTGACGAGTGGGATCCCGCCGAGTGGGGGCGGTAG
- the GRC3 gene encoding uncharacterized protein (mRNA cleavage and polyadenylation factor CLP1 P-loop) yields the protein MPADRHQRKKARTSTSTSTNTNAEAGPSGTVFKIPSLEQRGADALPGLNKIKASLRQAKRLLNKENLEPSLRISTQRRVAALEADLLVAEKRDVEKKNGAKYHAIKFFERQKLGRIIKRAQRKVTEAEKSGKAKKMAKAEKELLHARVMFNYVLNYPNAIKYISLFPKEEKSEDGDEKEKLKVPNYLEAELSDDMDKTERTRLTMLLETQGLMDEGKLSGTPEEEKERRPVELSSVTAAVTDGGKKRKAKAEAEAKEDTDDFFDSD from the exons ATGCCAGCCGACCGTCACCAGCGCAAGAAGGCGcgcacgagcacgagcacgagcacgaACACGAATGCCGAGGCCGGTCCCTCTGGGACAGTATTCAAGATCCCGTCCCTGGAGCAGCGGGGAGCAGACGCGCTGCCGGGTCTCAACAAGATCAAGGCGAGCCTGCGGCAGGCGAAGCGGCTGTTGAACAAG gaAAACCTTGAGCCGTCGCTGCGTATCTCGACGCAGCGCCGCGTtgctgcgctcgaggcggaccTTTTGGTTGCGGAGAAGCGGGacgtcgagaagaagaacggGGCCAAGTACCATGCC ATCAAGTTCTTCGAGCGGCAGAAACTCGGCCGGATCATCAAGCGTGCGCAGCGCAAGGTCaccgaggcggagaagagTGGCAAGGCTAAGAAGATGGCCaaggcggagaaggagctACTGCACGCGCGCGTCATGTTCAACTATGTGCTAAACTATCC CAACGCGATCAAGTACATCTCGCTATTCccgaaggaggagaagagcgaggacggcgacgagaaggagaagctcaAGGTGCCAAACTACCTCGAGGCAGAGCTGTCGGACGACATGGATAAGACGGAGCGGACACGGCTCACCATGCTGCTCGAGACGCAGGGTCTGATGGATGAGGGCAAACTGAGCGGCACGcctgaggaggagaaggagcggcGGCCGGTGGAGCTCAGCTCGGTTACTGCTGCAGTCACCGATGGCgggaagaagcgcaaggccaaggccgaagccgaggccaaggaggacacAGACGACTTCTTTGACAGCGACTAG
- a CDS encoding uncharacterized protein (Glycosyl hydrolase family 71): MTHLFPLLTALLAASSAVASPGAGYRGRVHGKRRCAAGSSATASGSSLSAGSDSAHHSSVSSLSATSSVATASGVESSAPASPAGPGGNNVYVASGDPEVVGGPPVAAGNGSDNATVDSTASGSANGSSTNGPTNATATNATVPIPSGGSNANVTAAEPASAGRPVFAHYMVGLTSEFDQAAWEKEMTVAKSKSIDGFALNIGEDPYNDAQLTNAYAAAEKVGFKLFISVDFNWYGTDEAATVAAQLKNYISKPAQYIVDGKPLVSSFAGHDFNWKDCSAAVGTELYAVPNWLQDGGDNIQGAPGLGSGSPPEEIARQGGEEMAKRGAKGLFSWHVWPGQQSNTPVDEKLGTSDDEKYRTFVGNGTYMAGVSPWFFTHFGKEVPYSKNWLFKSETLWVDRWKDILALGNKVNMLEIVSWNDYGESHYVGPLDTPWTSDGSDLWVKGMPHDAMLDLAGPFIKAFKAGASEPAVDQEGIVYWYRPHLKNVNCDSTDNFGSKPTGWELVKDSVFVAAMTKSGGTLKVTSGGNAPVSLEAKGGVDVFEVPMGVGEQSFELTTTGGSASGKSNLTISDQCWESRLGKVYNYNFYSGVLNVGA; encoded by the exons ATGACGCACCTCTTCCCGCTTCTTACCGCTCTTctcgccgcgtcgtcggctgTTGCCTCGCCTGGTGCGGGGTACCGTGGACGTGTCCACGGCAAGCGTCGCTGTGCCGCTGGCAGCTCTGCGACAGCGTCTGGCTCCTCACTCTCGGCTGGTTCAGACTCTGCGCACCACTCTTCCGTGTCTTCGCTCTCGGCAACATCCTCGGTTGCGACTGCCTCTGGTGTCGAAAGCTCTGCCCCCGCCAGCCCCGCTGGGCCGGGCGGCAACAACGTCTACGTCGCGTCGGGCGACCCGGAGGTGGTTGGTGGCCCCCCCGTCGCGGCTGGCAACGGATCCGACAACGCCACAGTCGACTCCACCGCTAGCGGCTCAGCCAATGGCTCCTCCACCAACGGCCCCACCaacgcgaccgcgacgaaCGCGACCGTCCCTATCCCGTCTGGGGGCTCCAACGCGAATGTCACGGCCGCTGAGCCTGCCAGCGCTGGTCGTCCGGTCTTTGCTCACTACATGGTCGGTCTTACGTCCGAGTTTGACCAGGCCGCGTGGGAGAAAGAGATGACGGTCGCAAAGTCCAAGAGCATCGACGGCTTCGCACTGAACATTGGCGAGGACCCTTACAACGACGCGCAGCTTACCAACGCCTACGCTGCGGCCGAGAAGGTTGGCTTCAAGCTCTTCATCTCGGTCGACTTTAACTGGTACGGCACCGATGAGGCGGCTACGGTTGCGGCCCAGCTCAAGAACTACATCAGCAAGCCGGCGCAGTACATAGTCGACGGAAAGCCGCTCGTCAGCTCGTTCGCGGGCCACGACTTCAACTGGAAGGATTGCAGCGCGGCCGTCGGCACCGAACTCTATGCCGTCCCGAACTGGCTCCAGGACGGCGGGGACAACATCCAGGGTGCGCCTGGTCTCGGCAGTGGCAGCCCACCGGAGGAGATCGCGCgccagggcggcgaggagatggccaagcgcggcgcCAAGGGCCTCTTCTCATGGCACGTCTGGCCGGGACAGCAGTCCAACACGCCTGTCGACGAGAAGCTCGGCACttccgacgacgagaagtACCGAACCTTTGTCGGCAACGGGACCTACATGGCCGGCGTATCGCCGTGGT TCTTCACGCACTTTGGCAAGGAGGTACCGTACTCGAAGAACTGGCTGTTCAAGAGCGAGACCCTGTGGGTCGACCGCTGGAAGGACATCCTGGCATTGGGCAATAAGGTCAACATGCTCGAGATTGTGTCGTGGAACGACTACGGCGAGTCGCACTACGTTGGGCCGCTCGACACCCCGTGGACGAGCGACGGCTCAGACCTGTGGGTCAAGGGTATGCCGCACGATGCcatgctcgacctcgctgGGCCGTTCATCAAGGCGTTCAAGGCTGGTGCGTCTGAGCCTGCAGTCGACCAGGAGGGCATCGTGTACTGGTACCGCCCGCACCTCAAGAATGTCAACTGTGACAGCACAGACAACTTTGGCTCCAAGCCTACAGGGTGGGAGCTGGTCAAGGACTCGGTATTCGTCGCGGCCATGACCAAGAGCGGCGGCACGCTCAAGGTCACTTCGGGCGGCAACGCACCTGTctcgctcgaggccaagggcgGTGTCGATGTCTTCGAGGTTCCCAtgggcgttggcgagcagTCATTCGagctcaccaccaccggcGGCAGCGCCAGTGGAAAGAGCAACCTCACAATCTCGGACCAATGCTGGGAAAGCCGCCTCGGCAAGGTGTACAACTACAACTTCTACTCAGGCGTCCTCAACGTCGGAGCTTAG
- a CDS encoding uncharacterized protein (Clp protease), which produces MRALTALRPLAGLRRAIPLQRSFGFSSGASGFGDDAFPVVRDALVPIVVEQTARGERSYDIFSRLLRERVIFLGGPVMDSMSSLITAQLLFLEAEDASRPIRLYINSPGGSVTAGLAIYDTMQYITSPVHTFCLGQAASMGSLLLAGGEKGKRYALKNSSVMIHQPSGGASGQASDIALHAKEILRIRSVLTDIYADHCLREGETHDAARDRFEKALERDYFMTAAEAVDFGIVDRIVERRAKDEIEDEPKPTEAQEGEPSS; this is translated from the exons ATGCGCGCACTCACCGCCCTTCGACCCTTGGCAGGCCTCCGACGCGCCATCCCCCTGCAACGCAGCTTCGGGTTCTCGAGTGGAGCTAGCGggttcggcgacgacgcctTTCCCGTCGTGCGCGACGCACTCGTCcccatcgtcgtcgagcagacT gcacGCGGCGAGCGGAGCTACGATATCTTCTCGCGTCTCCTTCGCGAACgcgtcatcttcctcgGTGGACCG gtcATGGACTCGATGTCATCCCTCATCACTGCGcagctcctcttcctcgaggccgaggacgcaTCGCGGCCTATCCGGCTGTACATCAACTCTCCTGGCGGGAGTGTGACGGCCGGCCTCGCCATATACGACACGATGCAGTACATCACGAGCCCCGTGCACACGTTCTGTCTCGGGCAGGCGGCGAGCATGGgctcgctcctcctcgcgggTGGGGAGAAGGGCAAACGGTACGCGCTCAAGAATTCGAGCGTAATGATTCACC AACCGTCAGGCGGGGCGAGCGGCCAGGCATCTGACATCGCGCTCCACGCCAAGGAGATCCTGAGGATACGCTCCGTGCTTACCGACATCTATGCGGACCACTGCctgcgcgagggcgagacgcaCGATGCTGCGCGCGATCGTTTCG AAAAGGCTCTTGAGCGTGACTACTTTATGACGGCAGCCGAAGCGGTAGACTTTGGCATTGTGGACCGTAtcgtcgagcggcgcgccaaggacgaAATCGAGGATGAGCCAAAGCCCACCGAGGCACAAGAGGGAGAACCAAGTAGCTAG
- the TAF12 gene encoding uncharacterized protein (Transcription initiation factor TFIID subunit A) produces MAAPPPQQAQSLDALINKFPQLLQADEKNLPDDQKAILVRKRVQQLVQKQQLQRKSQLDALQLQKAQQAQQAQQAQIQAAAAAAATNGGGARPPNAQAGPSQPIQRGAQPQTQINGQQIQMNPQIMAQLQQQAQQQAAAQQGQQQQQYQNMLVQQRLQQQQQQQAMQQQGTPQQPVQRLPSQSGVGVGTPIPNQRAASIATPSPQAHQSPAANPGVLGASPVAPRMQPAPSGNAGPGMSNAGTPGPSNPPAPPNLGILGSDPKTLIQRMPALIKLRNEGGMTPEMQKTFDQLIAQPEVKQYLQNYHQSQVRQSLVNAGQNVAGQAASQQQTAILAQQQVAHLQRQQQQQQALARQQQLQAQQQAAQQQQQHQQQQQQQQQQQQQQGQQHPQQPGFAGLGPEVLAQLTPQQLAQLVQQQQQQGQNFHTPQLQQFLQQQMMNNPQQLLLARQQAMAQQQQARTPNLGAAQLPNQGNSFLQNLPPQQAQQVFQAALAQQYLQQQQQQAQAPGGGMSITPAQAQQLAQQALMQAQAQAQAQAQNQANAPNQINNNFGQIRPPQQQQHAQQIHEIRQRLASMNDGERQKAFEKNPKLKQLYFSNINLQSPQLIQQQQQQAAQAAQAAQAAQQAQQQAHQQQQQQQQQQQQQQQQQSVQQPSQQPLAQAPPQQPQQPVAPQPLGVPTGQQMQTGTPKLQPQGLNQGAQPPMPGPGGMPMQPNAPMMLGRPGMPMGFPVINSTLPNLQIPPGKQRGFATGQQPGTPSSGTGSAPSPQIRNQLPIAAAGVAAAASQHGSPAGQRLFQQGIPVASPMLPNVRPQGQLSVSSGAQVTPMHILSELDKRGARPTAQPPPGRATNEVTPSPLDRTGSLLSKTSWTPTAESDAALRSSLNDSFPLPGRQTGRATLLEGMSTVPVLANVLGERLPADLRLLADGDVETKNDALDAKTKKHDLEAAGMPGAKKQKVQEFAETIDKTLEIDKPVEDMFLAIADEYVDVISQTACQFAKHRKSSTVDCKDTQLAYENVFGRVMPGFSSDAIRLDQARSSRRVPALQQRQAKLKAVADAKAQWRREKEEAVKAAEEAAVKAQAQAALNGTMNGEMKDDVTMVAATAANTAVGTAQTSAVTTPAPGLAVLGAGTDTPTVPPVPPVVVAL; encoded by the exons ATGGCAGCTCCACCGCCCCAGCAAGCCCAGAGCTTGGATGCCCTCATCAACAAGTTTCCCCAGCTGCTGCAGGCTGACGAGAAGAACTTGCCAGACGATCAGAAGGCCATTCTCGTGAGGAAGCGCGTACAGCAACTAGTCCAGAAGCAGCAACTTCAACGAAAGAGTCAACTCGATGCACTACAGCTGCAAAAAGCGCAACAGGCGCAACAAGCACAGCAGGCGCAGAtccaggccgccgccgccgctgcggctACGaatggtggtggtgcgaGACCGCCCAATGCCCAAGCTGGTCCCAGCCAACCTATTCAAAGGGGAGCCCAGCCTCAGACCCAGATTAATGGTCAACAGATCCAGATGAATCCCCAG ATCATGGCCCAACTGCAACAGCAGGCTCAGCAGCAGGCGGCAGCCCAACAAggacagcagcagcaacagtACCAGAACATGCTTGTCCAGCAGCGCCTCCAacaacagcagcagcaacaagCGATGCAGCAGCAGGGGACGCCCCAGCAACCGGTGCAGCGCCTTCCTTCGCAGtcgggcgtcggcgtcggcacACCAATACCCAACCAGCGGGCAGCAAGTATAGCGACTCCCTCGCCTCAGGCGCACCAGAGCCCCGCGGCCAACCCTGGCGTGCTGGGTGCGTCGCCCGTCGCCCCTCGCATGCAGCCTGCCCCGAGCGGAAATGCAGGCCCAGGCATGAGCAACGCTGGAACCCCTGGTCCGAGCAACCCTCCCGCACCACCTAACCTGGGCATCTTGGGCAGCGACCCAAAGACGCTCATCCAGCGGATGCCGGCATTAATCAAGCTGCGAAACGAAGGGGGGATGACTCCAGAGATGCAGAAGACT TTTGACCAGTTGATCGCTCAACCAGAGGTCAAGCAATACCTCCAGAACTACCACCAAAGCCAGGTGCGCCAGAGCCTCGTCAACGCTGGGCAGAACGTGGCCGGGCAAGCTGCATCTCAGCAGCAGACAGCCATTCTCGCACAGCAGCAAGTGGCCCACTTGCAGCGACAACAGCAACAACAGCAGGCCCTCGCTCGTCAGCAGCAACTGCAGGCACAGCAGCAGGCAGCtcagcaacagcaacagcatcagcaacagcaacagcagcagcagcagcagcagcaacagcaggGCCAGCAACATCCACAACAACCTGGCTTTGCTGGTCTCGGTCCTGAAGTGCTGGCGCAACTCACGCCGCAacagctcgcgcagcttgttcaacagcagcagcagcagggccAGAACTTTCACACACCGCAACTGCAGCAGTTCTTGCAGCAGCAGATGATGAACAACCCCCAGCAACTTCTACTCGCTCGGCAACAGGCCATGGCGCAGCAACAACAGGCCAGGACGCCTAACCTTGGTGCCGCCCAACTGCCGAACCAAGGAAACAGCTTCCTGCAGAACCTACCTCCACAGCAGGCTCAGCAGGTGTTCCAGGCCGCCCTGGCGCAACAGTAtctgcagcagcagcaacagcaggCACAGGCGCCTGGCGGTGGCATGTCAATCACTCCTGCTCAAGCACAGCAGCTAGCCCAGCAAGCTCTGATGCAGGCTCAGGCCCAGGCCCAGGCCCAGGCTCAGAACCAGGCAAACGCGCCCAACCAAATCAACAACAACTTTGGACAGATCCGACCACCacaacagcaacagcatGCGCAGCAGATCCACGAGATCAGACAGAGACTAGCGTCAATGAACGACGGCGAAAGACAGAAGGCGTTCGAAAAGAACcccaagctcaagcagcTGTATTTCAGCAACATCAATCTCCAATCGCCGCAGCTCAtccaacaacaacagcagcaggcggcgcaggctgCTCAGGCTGCTCAGGCCGCCCagcaggcgcagcagcaggcccatcaacaacaacagcagcagcagcagcagcagcagcaacaacagcaacagcaatCTGTCCAGCAACCGTCCCAACAGCCTCTCGCGCAGGCCCCACCCCAGCAGCCTCAACAACCTGTTGCTCCTCAACCGCTGGGCGTTCCCACGGGACAGCAGATGCAGACGGGCACCCCAAAGCTCCAGCCTCAAGGGCTTAACCAGGGCGCTCAGCCGCCCATGCCGGGGCCGGGCGGCATGCCCATGCAGCCAAACGCGCCCATGATGCTGGGCCGGCCCGGAATGCCCATGGGATTCCCTGTCATCAACAGCACGCTGCCGAACTTACAAATACCTCCTGGGAAGCAGCGCGGCTTTGCGACCGGCCAGCAGCCTGGCACTCCAAGTTCCGGTACAGGATCGGCTCCGTCGCCGCAGATCCGCAACCAGCTGCCGATCGCGGCGGCTGGAgtggccgccgccgcctcgcagCACGGATCGCCTGCTGGGCAAAGACTGTTCCAGCAGGGGATCCCTGTCGCGTCTCCTATGCTTCCGAACGTTCGCCCTCAGGGTCAGCTATCGGTTTCATCTGGCGCTCAAGTCACACCCATGCACATCCTATCCGAGTTGGACAAGCGCGGGGCAAGGCCGAccgcccaaccccctcCAGGCAGAGCAACCAACGAGGTCACACCATCACCCCTAGACCGCACGGGCTCGCTGCTATCCAAGACATCGTGGACCCCGAcggccgagagcgacgcggcgctgcGCAGCAGTCTCAATGACTCGTTCCCGCTACCCGGCCGACAGACTGGCCGCGCCACTCTGCTCGAAGGCATGAGCACCGTGCCTGTCCTAGCCAACGTGCTCGGGGAGCGCCTCCCCGCCGACTTGCGCCTGCTTGCGGACGGTGACGTTGAGACGAAGAATGACGCACTCGACGCCAAGACCAAGAAGCATGACCTCGAGGCAGCTGGCATGCCGGGCGCGAAGAAGCAGAAAGTCCAGGAGTTTGCCGAGACTATTGACAAGACGCTCGAGATTGACAAACCGGTTGAGGAT ATGTTCCTCGCGATTGCGGACGAGTATGTCGACGTCATTTCGCAGACGGCGTGCCAGTTCGCCAAGCATCGCAAGTCGTCGACAGTCGACTGCAAAGATACGCAGCTGGCCTACGAGAACGTCTTCGGACGCGTTATGCCGGGCTTCTCTTCGGATGCGATCCGCCTAGATCaggcgcgcagctcgcgtCGCGTGCCGGCGTTGCAGCAGCGccaggccaagctcaaggctgTCGCGGATGCGAAGGCCCAGTGGCGACGCGAAAAGGAAGAGGCAGTCAAGGCGGCAGAAGAGGCCGCGGTCAAGGCTCAAGCTCAGGCCGCCCTCAATGGCACCATGAACGGCGAGATGAAGGACGACGTGACGATGGTTGCCGCGACGGCCGCCAACACTGCGGTGGGAACGGCCCAGACGTCGGCTGTGACTACGCCCGCACCTGGGCTCGCGGTACTCGGGGCCGGCACCGACACACCAACTGTCCCACCTGTTCCGCCTGTGGTTGTCGCTCTCTGA
- the NHX1 gene encoding uncharacterized protein (Belongs to the monovalent cation proton antiporter 1 (CPA1) transporter (TC 2.A.36) family) has protein sequence MAPPITQPPDSEVLDPTTEEFYASWGLCILCVLLIGALCTSYYLQLKRIRAIHETVISIFAGMVVGLIIRMAPGHLIRDMLTFKHTLFFNLLLPPIILNSGYELKQENFFRNFGVILTFAFLGTFISAVGIGVIVYIWSFLGIEHLKLSLLECLIFGSTLSATDPVTILAIFNTAKVDPKLYSIIFGESILNDAVSIVMYETLSHFHTKDIYISSLFHGTGIFLFSFLGSVFLGVSFALACSLGLKHSHLAHYPQIESCLVALVAYTSYFFSNGLHMSGIVSLLFCGITLKHYAYHTMSKRTQRTTKYMFAVLAQLSENFIFIYLGLNLFTQEIQVFKPLFILVSAIAVMASRYAAVFPLSELINWFFHTRGQRHEELPHSYQMMLFWAGLRGAVGVALANGLKGENADALRTTVLVVVVLTVIVFGGTTARMLEVLGIRVGVEDEDASSDEDEGWMPHSGQLALQMGPGNRRYAGANGQGLYGDDDSVGFATPLDSPYLSTTRRSAARLSLPRDGSRAGFSVSSDDSEEEPLPSGYRDRGDVEADAAGPSQQGMVFRDGQWFTNLDERYLLPLFSNSVTARRHHAKKARKQASLRGGSESASGTPRGDNSVELSRVDDDYFAADTESENGKVKAPAPGRPFGGSVTDLFYARAETGESSRTPPGSDGRGSGRDSSVDRRQGS, from the exons ATGGCACCGCCGATCACACAACCGCCCGACAGCGAGGTACTAGATCCCACGACCGAGGAGTTCTACGCGTC ATGGGGCCTTTGTATCCTCTGCGTGCTACTTATCGGCGCACTTTGCACGTCTTATTACCTACAACTTAAGCGGATTCGGGCTATCCATGAGACGGTCATTTCCATCTTTGCGGGGATGGTTGTGGGCCTCATCATTCGGATGGCGCCGGGGCATCTTATTCGCGATATGTTG ACGTTCAAACACACACTATtcttcaacctcctccttcctcccatcatcctcaacTCGGGCTACGAGCTCAAGCAA gaAAACTTCTTCCGCAACTTTGGCGTCATCCTCACATTTGCATTCTTAGGAACCTTCATCTCAGCCGTGGGCATTGG AGTGATCGTGTACATCTGGTCCTTCCTTGGCATCGAGCATCTCAAGTTGAGCCTCCTCGAGTGCCTGATCTTTGGCTCCACCCTCTCGGCGACCGACCCGGTTACCATCTTGGCAATCTTCAACACCGCCAAGGTTGACCCAAAGCTCTACTCGATCATCTTTGGTGAGAGCATCCTCAACGACGCTGTGTCGATCGTCATGTACGAGACGCTCTCGCACTTCCACACCAAAGACATCTACATCTCGTCCCTCTTCCACGGAACCGGAATCTTCCTGTTCTCGTTCTTGGGCTCTGTGTTCTTGGGCGTCTCCTTCGCTCTCGCATGCTCCCTTGGTCTCAAGCACTCCCACCTTGCACACTACCCTCAAATCGAGAGCTGCCTCGTGGCCCTCGTCGCCTACACCTCCTACTTCTTCTCCAACGGCCTCCACATGAGCGGTATCGTGTCGCTCCTCTTCTGCGGCATCACACTCAAGCACTACGCGTACCACACCATGTCCAAGCGCACACAACGGACGACCAAATACATGTTTGCTGTACTCGCCCAACTGTCCGAGAacttcatcttcatctACCTCGGTCTCAACCTCTTTACGCAAGAGATCCAGGTGTTCAAGcccctcttcatcctcgtGTCGGCCATTGCGGTCATGGCCTCGCGTTACGCAGCCGTGTTCCCATTGTCGGAGCTCATCAACTGGTTCTTCCACACGCGTGGCCAGCGCCACGAAGAGCTGCCTCACTCGTACCAGATGATGCTCTTCTGGGCTGGTCTTCGCGGcgcggtcggcgtcgctctcgccaACGGATTAAAGGGCGAGAATGCTGACGCGCTTCGCACGACTGTTctggtcgtcgtcgtcctgaCCGTCATCGTCTTCGGCGGTACCACTGCGCGCATGCTCGAAGTTCTCGGCATtcgtgtcggcgtcgaggatgaggatgccagctcggacgaggatgagggcTGGATGCCCCACTCGGGCCAGCTGGCACTTCAGATGGGTCCAGGCAACCGGCGCTATGCGGGCGCGAACGGGCAAGGCCTGTAcggagacgacgacagcgtcGGGTTCGCCACTCCCCTCGACTCACCGTACctctcgacgacgcgacgcagCGCAGCGCGGCTATCTCTCCCAAGAGACGGCTCGCGCGCAGGGTTCTCTGTGTCCtctgacgacagcgaggaggaaccACTGCCGTCCGGTTATCGTGACCGcggcgacgttgaggcCGATGCCGCCGGACCCTCACAACAGGGCATGGTGTTCCGTGACGGGCAGTGGTTCACCAACCTCGATGAGAGGTATCTCCTGCCGCTGTTCTCGAACTCAGTCACTGCTCGCCGGCATcacgccaagaaggcgcgCAAGCAAGCAAGTTTGCGTGGCGGTAGCGAATCCGCGTCTGGGACACCAAGAGGCGACAACTCTGTGGAGCTCTCTCGTGTCGATGATGACTACTTTGCCGCCGACACCGAGAGCGAGAacggcaaggtcaaggccCCTGCGCCAGGGCGTCCCTTCGG TGGGTCCGTGACGGACCTGTTCTATGCGCGTGCCGAGACTGGAGAATCGAGTCGCACGCCACCTGGAAGTGATGGACGTGGATCAGGGAGGGACAGCAGTGTGGACAGGAGACAGGGAAGTTAG